In the Mya arenaria isolate MELC-2E11 chromosome 11, ASM2691426v1 genome, one interval contains:
- the LOC128207479 gene encoding uncharacterized protein LOC128207479 isoform X2, producing the protein MLGIEGHHRSNGPSWKNTNANDWCSNPREVAKCFLPPDGYLNVQTADDTDINGIINLIINCKFFDNYFTDDLARPQNICTKVRDVGKRLRHSPRLMVTDDDLSNCIDALKTLLQGNTSLATNPSAKDALAKLILENDKLSVSADDLANVINNAISTTSALLETEKILEKRK; encoded by the exons ATGTTGGGTATCGAGGGCCATCACAGATCCAATGGTCCGTCTTGGAAAAACACTAATGCCAATGATTGGTGCTCTAATCCACGGGAAGTTGCAAAGTGCTTTCTTCCACCAGATGGTTACTTGAACGTCCAAACAGCAGATGATACAGACATAAATGGCATCATTAACCTCAtcattaattgcaaattcttTGACAATTACTTCACAGACGATCTCGCACGACCACAAAATATCTGCACGAAG GTGCGAGATGTCGGGAAAAGACTTCGTCATTCACCACGTCTAATGGTAACTGATGATGACTTATCAAACTGTATCGATGCGTTGAAAACCCTTCTGCAAGGCAACACGTCTTTGGCGACCAACCCTTCAGCAAAGGATGCACTAGCAAAACTGATT TTGGAAAATGACAAGTTGAGTGTGTCAGCAGATGATTTGGCAAATGTTATAAACAATGCCATATCAACAACAAGTGCATTGCTCGAGACAGAAAAAATCCTCGAAAAGAGAAAATGA
- the LOC128207479 gene encoding uncharacterized protein LOC128207479 isoform X1 yields the protein MAFYSLFDVVTLEAQIEGNLSKRADKTHLHSPLNPRYDFSVLHKTYQEMLACVYNASMPSNSEEHKRLVKTIKASGQTLSFDIMLFLCCMHGTCAKVMFEIYCDLQTEMLCQISEIEYSSVILFHANSLSIIEQMKANNIACETGIKMRSLLLDRTYNDSCSILTEDCGDISLLAFEQNENKNIDLFDNVQAIAENCKSKLIYIRIENSCDMDYDIPCPIAPAFINTCINLHTLVLSNLTFGGELGLTGCSSLSTLDLSLPVKGDPVRLIISPHRLTYCYINIDNSVYSPFVSIKCTCPFNSQLLEKLVLLNVKLENDLRLLDCGQLQRLGLVNVDTTYITTSIDYSEIEVCHLGSFTDQTVIKDALQSLQHSKCL from the coding sequence ATGGCGTTTTATTCGCTTTTTGATGTGGTAACATTGGAGGCCCAAATAGAAGGAAATCTGTCTAAACGCGCAGACAAAACACATTTACACTCTCCACTGAATCCACGATATGATTTCAGTGTTCTCCACAAAACGTACCAAGAAATGTTAGCTTGTGTCTACAATGCATCAATGCCTTCTAATAGCGAGGAGCATAAACGCTTAGTCAAGACAATAAAGGCTTCAGGCCAAACATTATCGTTCGACATTATGCTGTTTCTGTGTTGTATGCATGGAACATGTGcaaaagttatgtttgaaatatattgcgatttGCAAACGGAAATGCTTTGTCAAATATCAGAAATTGAATATTCATCTGTAATACTGTTCCATGCAAATAGTTTGAGTATCATTGAACAAATGAAAGCAAACAACATTGCATGTGAAACTGGTATAAAAATGCGCAGTTTATTACTAGACAGAACATACAATGACAGTTGCAGTATATTAACCGAAGATTGCGGAGATATATCGCTTTTGGCTTTTGAacagaatgaaaacaaaaatatcgatcTGTTCGACAATGTTCAAGCAATCGCGGAGAAttgtaaatcaaaattgatttacATAAGAATTGAAAATAGTTGTGACATGGACTACGATATACCGTGTCCAATTGCACCTGCATTCATTAACACGTGTATAAACTTGCATACACTTGTCCTTAGCAACTTAACTTTTGGTGGAGAACTAGGTCTGACTGGTTGCAGCAGTTTGTCAACTCTTGATTTATCACTACCAGTTAAAGGGGATCCAGTCAGATTGATTATATCACCACATAGGTTAACATATTGCTATATTAACATTGATAATTCAGTTTATTCGCCATTCGTCAGCATAAAGTGCACGTGTCCGTTTAACTCACAATTACTagaaaagcttgttcttttGAATGTCAAACTTGAGAATGATTTACGTCTTTTAGACTGTGGACAGTTGCAAAGATTGGGGCTAGTAAACGTTGACACAACATATATAACTACAAGCATCGACTATAGTGAAATAGAAGTATGTCACCTTGGAAGTTTTACTGATCAAACAGTCATTAAGGATGCACTGCAATCTCTACagcattcaaaatgtttataa